The genomic stretch ATTCCGGCAGGAAGCGACCCTGCATCAGTGGCCAGGTGTCGCTTGCCAGCCCGGCATTGAGGCCCGCCACCCACGCGCCGAGCAAAAGCTGGATGAAGAGGATGAGGCCGACCCAGCTCGCGGTCTTGGTCCAGCGGGCGGGCGCAGCGCCGCTCGCTTTGAGCCGCAGGAGGTCCAGCGCCGTCCAGATCAGGCCGCCGAGGGTGAACAGTGCGGTGAGCAGGTGGATCGACAGCCAGAAATGGCTGACATCTGTCATCGTCCCGGCCAGGCCGCTCCGCACCATGAACCAGCCGAAAACACCTTGTAGGCCGCCCAGCGCGAGGAGTGCAACCAGCCGCCATTTGTAGCCCTGTGGGATGGCGCCGCGCACCCAGAACCAGACGAGCGGAAGCGCGTAGGCCAGCCCGATCACGCGACCGAGCAGACGGTGGAACCATTCCCAGAAATAGATGAACTTGAACGCGGCGAGGTCCATGCCTGCCGGGCCGGTCACGTTCTTGTATTCCCCGGTCGCCTTGTAGAGGTCGAATTCGGCCTGCCATGCCGCCTCGTTCAGCGGCGGTATCGCCCCGCTGATCGGCTTCCACTGGGTGATCGACAGCCCGCTCTCGGTCAGTCGGGTTATCCCGCCGACCGATACCATCAGCACGAC from Qipengyuania profundimaris encodes the following:
- a CDS encoding COX15/CtaA family protein, encoding MTVDTESSRPRAIAIWLFVVAALVVLMVSVGGITRLTESGLSITQWKPISGAIPPLNEAAWQAEFDLYKATGEYKNVTGPAGMDLAAFKFIYFWEWFHRLLGRVIGLAYALPLVWFWVRGAIPQGYKWRLVALLALGGLQGVFGWFMVRSGLAGTMTDVSHFWLSIHLLTALFTLGGLIWTALDLLRLKASGAAPARWTKTASWVGLILFIQLLLGAWVAGLNAGLASDTWPLMQGRFLPEYDTSRGPFWALTHDPYLLHFLHRWWAWVAVIALVIMARKAKPVQRGASIAIHTAFGTQILLGIATVMTGVALWIAVAHQVVGALLVAAFAWGAHALGRER